The Solibacillus sp. FSL W7-1464 genome contains a region encoding:
- a CDS encoding S-layer homology domain-containing protein: MKVLQLVCLLIFTVSFITATPASAAEKTIDQYYMDDVSYEHGAYEQLERFLYANIIDGYEEPTVYEEDGEVYEYISILLKPENSITRAQFTQILVNAMNLTHGESKKEFSDVNSSAWYYDIVHIASSKGIITGKEDGTFKPDDKITRGQMATMIYRAFNGTVNFPEKGKSFNDVKPNSYAYEAIVKTAGAGIVNGYGEMFKPDDYATRSHAVLMIDRAMHLESGNAEDETSIIATVNRYIDKEFEFSSDMASENLEDMDALYRETTTGYYLAYSLDSQLLLEGADFSTGSSSSQKIGEYSSKLISLNKRFAAVKIDDLKVHIKMTDLEIDFNLEMTLDLSGTAYLKKTEDDLWKIYNLVYEEEGFDDMLTAAAAMEEQ, from the coding sequence TTGAAGGTACTTCAGTTAGTATGTTTATTAATTTTTACAGTCAGTTTTATTACTGCAACGCCAGCGTCTGCAGCAGAAAAAACAATCGATCAGTATTACATGGATGATGTAAGTTATGAACATGGCGCATATGAGCAGTTGGAACGTTTCCTATATGCAAATATTATAGACGGATATGAAGAACCGACAGTCTATGAAGAAGATGGGGAAGTTTACGAATATATTTCCATTCTTTTAAAGCCCGAAAACAGTATTACGCGTGCACAGTTTACGCAGATTTTAGTAAATGCAATGAACTTAACGCACGGCGAAAGTAAAAAGGAATTCTCCGATGTAAATTCTTCTGCATGGTATTATGACATTGTTCATATTGCCAGCAGTAAGGGCATTATTACCGGAAAAGAAGACGGTACATTTAAACCGGATGATAAAATTACACGTGGTCAAATGGCGACGATGATTTATCGTGCATTTAATGGGACAGTTAATTTTCCTGAAAAAGGAAAATCATTTAATGATGTAAAACCAAATAGCTATGCTTATGAAGCGATTGTGAAAACTGCGGGAGCCGGTATTGTAAATGGTTATGGAGAAATGTTTAAACCGGATGATTATGCAACTCGTTCTCATGCCGTATTGATGATTGACCGTGCGATGCATTTAGAGAGTGGTAATGCAGAAGATGAAACTTCAATTATTGCGACAGTCAATCGCTATATTGATAAAGAATTTGAGTTTTCTTCAGACATGGCAAGCGAAAACTTGGAGGATATGGATGCGCTCTATCGTGAAACAACAACGGGCTACTATTTAGCCTATTCACTTGATAGCCAATTGCTATTGGAAGGCGCAGATTTTTCAACTGGATCTAGTTCATCTCAAAAAATCGGCGAGTATTCAAGTAAATTAATCTCACTGAATAAACGTTTTGCCGCAGTGAAAATTGATGATTTGAAAGTTCATATCAAGATGACTGACCTGGAAATCGATTTTAATCTGGAAATGACATTAGATTTATCAGGAACAGCATACTTAAAGAAAACAGAAGACGACTTGTGGAAAATCTATAATTTAGTCTATGAAGAAGAAGGCTTCGATGATATGCTGACTGCAGCCGCAGCAATGGAAGAACAATAA
- a CDS encoding DUF5316 domain-containing protein: protein MKYLLIGTGLSLTGILLAIIIWDVHMISNVTSGIGFIFLIVACLFSGAFVNGDRMRANWANETKESWIQRNKIAWCSLIMAIPNFAIAFIFYYYLGY, encoded by the coding sequence ATGAAATATCTTCTAATTGGGACTGGATTATCTTTGACCGGTATTTTACTGGCCATTATTATTTGGGATGTTCATATGATTTCCAATGTTACGAGCGGGATTGGCTTTATTTTTTTAATAGTGGCTTGTCTTTTCTCGGGAGCCTTTGTAAATGGAGATAGAATGCGGGCAAACTGGGCAAATGAAACGAAAGAAAGCTGGATTCAAAGAAATAAAATTGCATGGTGTTCACTTATAATGGCAATTCCAAACTTCGCCATTGCATTCATCTTTTACTATTATTTGGGCTATTAA
- a CDS encoding M20 metallopeptidase family protein, with the protein MLKEWHEDVEEVYDQMVAWRRHLHENPELPFQEVQTARMVGDILAGYGIEVQRNIGGQGVVGILKGGNPGPTIALRADMDALPIQQENDVPYRSQVPNVMHACGHDAHTATMLGVAKILSKYQDQLHGTVKFIFQPAEEQFPGGAIQMIEEGVLEGVDVIFGNHVLSSVPLGNFTVPKGSATASSDYVRIRIIGKGGHSSAPHTSVNPIVIGAQIVNQIHMLLSQKVDPVQPVVAAITMFNSGVAINVIPEEASIAGTVRTFNEEQRDNVRTFLTHILNNVTVTYGATYELEYKRGYPPLVNTDKEAEIVRSLLKNINHLSVIEIPPIMASEDFSYYLQQVPGIYFYTGSATDDPSTKFPHHHPKFNIDEQAMKNSAKAFLSIVDYYLVPEDA; encoded by the coding sequence GTGCTTAAAGAGTGGCATGAAGATGTAGAGGAAGTGTACGATCAAATGGTTGCTTGGAGAAGACATTTGCATGAGAATCCTGAACTGCCATTTCAGGAGGTGCAAACGGCTAGAATGGTCGGCGATATTTTAGCCGGATATGGAATTGAAGTTCAACGGAATATAGGCGGGCAAGGTGTAGTCGGTATTTTAAAAGGAGGGAATCCAGGGCCAACCATTGCACTAAGAGCTGATATGGATGCATTGCCGATTCAACAGGAAAATGACGTCCCCTACAGATCCCAAGTTCCGAATGTTATGCATGCATGCGGTCATGATGCACATACGGCAACAATGTTAGGGGTAGCAAAAATATTAAGCAAATATCAAGATCAATTACATGGAACGGTTAAATTCATATTCCAACCTGCTGAAGAACAATTTCCGGGCGGGGCCATTCAAATGATAGAAGAAGGTGTGCTGGAAGGAGTGGATGTAATTTTCGGCAATCATGTACTTTCTTCCGTTCCATTAGGGAACTTTACAGTACCAAAAGGGAGCGCGACAGCTTCCAGTGATTATGTAAGAATTAGAATAATCGGTAAAGGTGGACATTCTTCTGCTCCCCACACTTCAGTCAATCCAATTGTGATAGGCGCACAAATAGTCAATCAAATTCATATGCTGTTGAGCCAAAAAGTTGATCCGGTCCAACCGGTAGTGGCGGCAATTACTATGTTCAATTCCGGCGTAGCGATAAATGTAATTCCCGAAGAAGCATCAATTGCGGGTACGGTCCGTACATTTAACGAGGAGCAAAGGGATAATGTCAGAACGTTTTTAACGCATATTCTCAACAATGTCACAGTAACTTACGGGGCGACTTATGAGCTGGAATATAAGAGAGGGTACCCGCCGTTAGTAAATACCGATAAAGAGGCGGAAATTGTGAGAAGCCTGCTCAAAAATATCAATCATTTAAGTGTAATTGAAATCCCTCCTATTATGGCAAGTGAAGATTTTTCCTATTATTTACAGCAAGTTCCGGGAATATATTTTTATACTGGTTCAGCTACAGATGACCCCAGTACCAAATTCCCACATCACCATCCAAAATTTAATATCGATGAACAGGCAATGAAAAATTCGGCAAAGGCATTTTTAAGTATTGTAGATTATTACTTAGTTCCAGAGGATGCCTAA
- a CDS encoding amidohydrolase: MRQKLMDMLEVRKNEIIQIRRHLHQHPEISFQEENTAQYILDFYKGKDVEIHSNVGNGYGIIVTIKGGKPGKNIGLRADFDALPITEEADVPFKSVNEGVMHACGHDGHTAYLLVLADCLIELKDEIAGTIKIIHQHAEEVPPGGAKSIVESGLLDDLDNVFGIHLLPMGPAGFVGYNSGFAFNGRAYLKLKIQGRGGHGSSPHLANDAIVAGAHFVTAAQTIISRRLSPFDIGVMTIGSFDGKGTFNVIKDSVELEGDIRYMTLETKEKIEAEVKRLVRGLEEQFGVTCELTYENDYPPLYNDPELTAKVAGYLIDADDPDIKEVKEVPPMSPSEDFAYYAEKFPSCFFYIGCTPKGVEKPFFNHHPKFDIDEDALLVAAKAVGQVVAGYYEE; this comes from the coding sequence ATGAGACAAAAACTAATGGACATGCTGGAAGTCCGCAAAAATGAAATCATTCAAATTCGGAGACATTTACACCAGCATCCTGAAATATCGTTCCAAGAAGAAAATACTGCACAATATATTCTCGACTTTTATAAAGGAAAAGATGTGGAGATTCATTCAAACGTAGGGAACGGCTACGGGATTATCGTAACGATTAAAGGTGGCAAGCCGGGAAAAAATATAGGACTTCGCGCAGACTTTGATGCATTGCCGATTACCGAAGAAGCCGACGTTCCGTTCAAATCCGTAAATGAAGGGGTCATGCACGCATGTGGCCATGACGGGCATACTGCCTATTTACTTGTATTGGCGGACTGTTTAATCGAGTTGAAAGATGAGATTGCAGGGACAATTAAAATTATTCACCAACATGCTGAAGAAGTTCCGCCGGGCGGTGCGAAAAGTATTGTAGAGTCAGGTCTTCTCGATGATTTAGATAATGTTTTCGGGATCCACTTGCTGCCTATGGGGCCTGCAGGATTTGTCGGTTATAATTCAGGTTTTGCCTTTAATGGCCGTGCGTACTTGAAGCTGAAAATTCAAGGACGAGGCGGACATGGTTCCTCACCACATTTGGCAAACGATGCGATTGTTGCCGGCGCACACTTTGTCACTGCTGCACAAACAATTATTAGCCGCCGCTTAAGTCCGTTTGACATCGGTGTGATGACAATCGGCTCATTCGATGGTAAAGGGACATTCAATGTGATTAAAGACAGCGTGGAACTTGAAGGCGATATTCGCTATATGACGCTAGAAACGAAAGAAAAGATTGAAGCGGAAGTAAAAAGATTAGTAAGAGGTCTTGAAGAACAATTCGGTGTTACTTGCGAATTGACGTATGAAAACGACTATCCGCCGTTATATAATGATCCGGAGCTAACAGCGAAAGTAGCGGGTTATTTAATAGATGCGGATGATCCGGACATTAAAGAGGTGAAGGAAGTACCGCCAATGTCGCCATCTGAAGACTTTGCCTATTATGCGGAAAAATTTCCGTCCTGTTTCTTCTATATTGGCTGTACACCAAAAGGAGTGGAAAAACCTTTCTTCAATCATCACCCGAAATTTGATATCGATGAGGATGCTCTTTTAGTAGCAGCAAAAGCAGTTGGGCAGGTTGTTGCCGGCTATTATGAAGAATAA